In Acidobacteriota bacterium, the genomic stretch CCAGCCGGTAGACGTTGAAGCCGTGGTAGTTGCCGGCCACCAGCACATCGCCCGAGAACGCCATGTCGGAGTTCGAGAAGCTGAGCAGCGGATAGCGGTCGTCGTCCTCGTCGCCGCTTTCTTCCTCCCCTTCCTCCTCCCCCTCTTCACCTTCTTCACCCGGCACCTCAGGAGAAAGGCCGGCCGGATTCGCCGGATCGAAGAACCCCGGCGGCTTCGCCAGGGAGGCCACCAGCTCGAGGTTGAGAATCGCCTGTTCGGCATCGAAGAGGCCCGCCTCGAGACCCGCCCGCGGGTCTTCCGACAACCCCACCATCAGCGCGTTCATGCGCTCGATCTCGGTGGTCTGATCGTTGACGACGTCGGAGGTGAACTCGAAAAGCACCGGATCGTAAGCCGAGCCCGGTTGCTCGTGCAGCTCGTCCACCATGGTGACCGCGCCCTCGTGGTGGGTGATCATGAGCTCGAGGAAGAGGCGGTCGAAGGCGATGCCCTCGGCCGCCCCCAAAGCCGTCATCTGCTCCGGCGTCGCCATTCCCGCCATCGTGTGGTGGGTGTGCATGGCGTGGTGGGCGGAGGGTTCCGGCACCTCTTCACCGCGCTCCCGCAGCCATTGCTGCATGAACTCGATCTCGTCGCCCTGGGAGGCGTTGATCCGCCCGGCCACATCGAGCAGCTCGGGACGATTGGTGCGCTCACCCACCAAAGCCGCCATCTCGAGCGCCTGGTGATGATGCGGAATCATGTCCTGCATGAAGCGGACGTCGGCCGGCGAGTAGCTGGTGTCGGCAATCTCGACCGCCTGCTCGGCACTCAGTTGGCGCGGCGCCTCACCGGGGGCTCCCGGCTGGATGATCGGCGCCTGGGCCAGGGAAGGACTGGCCAGAGGCAACAGGATGAGGGCACAGCAAAGGGAACGAAGTGGATCTCTGAAGATGGTGGTCAAGGGGCTTCCTCCGCCGAGCTCGGCCTGGGTCCAACCGGTTGATCGAAGATTATCAATCTACCAAACGGGCCACAGCACCGAACCAGCGCGTCGTCCGTATAGGCTTCGCGAGAGGGAACCTGCCGTTCTGCGCTGCCCAGGAGGAACTGACCATGACTCGAGACCGAGCCCCCATCAACCCGCTGGCCAAGGCCCTACCCCTGGTGCTCGCCTGTGCTCTCCTCGGCCCGCCGGCCTCGGCCGAGGATTCAACCGCTCAGTACACGGTGCGCTTCGACGCCACCTGGTCGTCTCGTACCCATCCCGGCGGCTTTCCACCAGGGCCCCATTTCTCGCCCTTGATCGGCGCCACCCACGATGAAGCGACGAAGTTCTGGCAGAACGGCACCCTGGCGAGCCACGGCATTCGGCGCATGGCGGAGGAAGGGCGCAGCAACCCGCTGGCCAATGAGGTGCGGGACGCCATCGCCGCCGGCCAGGCCGACCAGGTCTTGCAGGGCGGGGGCATCTTCCCGTCGCCGGACTCGATCGAGCTTGATTTCGAGGTCGACGCAGCGTTCCCGGCGGTGACCTTGGTGTCGATGATCGCGCCCAGCCCGGACTGGTTCGTCGGCGTCTCGGCCGTCTCCCTGCGCGAGGAAGACACCTGGGTGAGCCGGAAAGTGGTAGAGCTCTTCGCCTACGACGCCGGCACCGACAGCGGCACGACCTTTCTGGCAGACGACGTGGTGACCTTCCCGGCGGTTCCGGTCTCCCGCATCGCAAGCGGCTCGCTCGGCAACGGCGTCCCCCTGGGCACTTTCACCTTCACCCGCACCGACGCTCCGGAGCCACCGCCGCTGGCGCTGCGCGACGGCCGCTTCGAGATCCGCATCGGCTGGGAGCGCCCGAACGGCGAACGCGGCGTCGCCACCGGCACGGCCCTGAGCGAGGACTCCGGCACCTTCTGGTTCTTCGACGCCAAGAATGTCGAGCTGCTGGTCAAGGTGATCAACGCCTGCGAGGAGTTCGACCGTTACTGGTTCTTCGCCGCCGGCCTGACCAACGTCGGGGTCGAGATCGAGGTCGAGGACACCGAGCGCGGCGTCCTCCAGCGCTGGGTGAACCCGGTCGATCAGGCATTCCTGCCGATTCAAGCCACCGAGGCCTTTGCGACTTGCCCCTGAGGGCAGAGGCGCTGGGAAGGGGGTTCTGGCGGGGAGAGTCGAGCGCTCGATGGCAGGCTGCCGGAGCCGAAGGCGAGGGTTGAAGAGGCTCCGGGTCGAGCGGCAGACCCGGTCCCTTCGCTAGCGGAAGCTAGCTAGTTGAGAATGGGAATGGTGTGGGGCTCGCCTTCCACCGGGTCGACCGGCTCCACCTCGACATCCGGATCGTCCGGGCAGTCTTCGCAAGGCTCCGTCTCGTGCTCGGCACAGTTGTTCGAGAACTCGATGTAGTTGATTTGCTCGGGCGTCGGTCCCTGGCTGTAGCCGGGGTGGAAGCTGCCCGAGAATCCGGGATGGTTGTTGATGTAGTGGGTGTTGCTCGCCTGGATGGTGCTCGCCGGCACGCCCGAGTTCGGATCCCCGACGTCCAGAATGAGGTTCCCACCGCCAGAAATGCGCGTGAAGGTGAACTTCGGAACCACCGTCAGGCTGCTGTCGAAG encodes the following:
- a CDS encoding spondin domain-containing protein, which produces MTRDRAPINPLAKALPLVLACALLGPPASAEDSTAQYTVRFDATWSSRTHPGGFPPGPHFSPLIGATHDEATKFWQNGTLASHGIRRMAEEGRSNPLANEVRDAIAAGQADQVLQGGGIFPSPDSIELDFEVDAAFPAVTLVSMIAPSPDWFVGVSAVSLREEDTWVSRKVVELFAYDAGTDSGTTFLADDVVTFPAVPVSRIASGSLGNGVPLGTFTFTRTDAPEPPPLALRDGRFEIRIGWERPNGERGVATGTALSEDSGTFWFFDAKNVELLVKVINACEEFDRYWFFAAGLTNVGVEIEVEDTERGVLQRWVNPVDQAFLPIQATEAFATCP